A section of the Clostridium omnivorum genome encodes:
- a CDS encoding L-fucose/L-arabinose isomerase family protein has translation MKQHVKIGVVCLARDTYDFAAAAEIYGKIKEDLKNIEQVTYSFIDDLVISVEDARKAADYLASKNVDGLVVISGTFHLGHLVLELNKEIKKPIYLWGLNELPYNGGKIRLNSVCGVNLNASNLYKSGNRQYYASVGDTIDENWINAIRIDAALKNAYIGIAGFRAHGFFNLGIDELNSFNEMGLILDHFELSEIFDTKVSEEEINDKLTKLKNNFDSSDINEYQLNKVAELAAKLKKFVDTKGLTGLAIRCWPEFAATFGVSPCAAMSLLQSEDYILGCEGDIEGTLSMIAQRAIGGETPFLADLSQVDFAGNFALMWHCGVAPCNLWDGKCVRSLDTYFAGGRGVTAGFVMKEGEVTFSRIDSAQGKIRLFMQKGKAVPMEKQLAGTYAKVIFENSVTDVVNKVIYTGVAHHVSMVYGDYIRPFEIFASIKGWEIIR, from the coding sequence ATGAAACAACATGTAAAAATAGGTGTAGTTTGTTTAGCTAGGGACACCTATGACTTTGCTGCAGCTGCAGAGATTTATGGGAAAATTAAAGAGGATTTAAAGAATATTGAGCAGGTTACTTATAGCTTTATTGACGACTTAGTTATTTCTGTAGAAGATGCAAGAAAGGCGGCAGATTATCTTGCTTCTAAAAATGTAGACGGGCTAGTTGTAATTAGCGGAACTTTCCATTTAGGACACCTTGTACTAGAACTTAATAAAGAAATCAAAAAGCCAATATATCTATGGGGATTAAATGAGCTTCCTTATAATGGTGGCAAAATAAGATTAAATTCAGTTTGTGGAGTTAATCTAAATGCTTCAAATCTATATAAGAGTGGAAACAGACAGTATTATGCATCAGTTGGAGATACTATAGATGAAAATTGGATTAATGCAATTAGAATAGATGCAGCCTTGAAAAATGCTTATATAGGCATTGCAGGCTTTAGAGCACATGGATTTTTCAATTTAGGTATTGATGAGCTAAATAGCTTTAATGAGATGGGCTTAATATTAGATCACTTTGAACTTAGCGAAATTTTTGATACAAAGGTGTCAGAGGAAGAAATCAATGATAAGTTAACTAAACTAAAAAATAATTTTGATTCCTCTGATATCAATGAATACCAATTAAATAAAGTGGCAGAACTTGCAGCAAAGCTTAAAAAGTTTGTAGATACTAAGGGATTAACTGGACTTGCTATAAGATGCTGGCCAGAATTTGCAGCTACCTTTGGAGTTTCACCTTGTGCTGCTATGTCTTTACTGCAATCAGAAGATTACATATTAGGCTGTGAAGGGGATATAGAAGGTACACTTTCAATGATAGCTCAAAGAGCAATAGGTGGAGAAACTCCATTCTTAGCAGATTTATCTCAAGTAGATTTTGCTGGAAACTTTGCTTTGATGTGGCATTGTGGTGTGGCACCTTGCAACTTATGGGACGGAAAATGTGTAAGAAGTCTTGATACATACTTTGCAGGCGGAAGAGGAGTTACAGCAGGCTTTGTAATGAAGGAAGGAGAAGTAACCTTCTCAAGAATAGATTCTGCACAAGGTAAAATTAGATTATTTATGCAAAAGGGTAAAGCAGTTCCAATGGAAAAACAATTGGCAGGAACTTATGCAAAAGTTATATTTGAAAATTCAGTTACAGATGTAGTTAATAAGGTTATCTATACTGGAGTAGCTCACCATGTTTCCATGGTATATGGAGATTATATTAGACCTTTTGAAATCTTTGCAAGTATTAAAGGATGGGAAATTATAAGATAA
- a CDS encoding ROK family transcriptional regulator, with protein MDTTTGKNMATVKLQNRQSILNILKNYGAISRADIAKKLNLTPAAITIIVNDLVKEGVIQEVGQLEEEDKRSGRKKVLIDINYDFKYVIGINIESDYINIGVSNIKCETKVFKRFPIGEVKIPEEFLENVASYCMNMLWKENILKEDILGVGVGIVGHVEDEQGISKQAFGLWKKSVPIKKILEKHLGIPVVVGNNVRTLALGELDYNSKANVDNMMFIKYGPGIGAALIINNELYNGSYNSPGEIGHSIVDYNGKKCSCGRHGCLETLVSQKALIEEISPSFSKEATPILYELASGDIDNLSLRLIAKAAEMGGKTEGELFDKALYFTAVVIGNSVSLYDPHRVVLYGEVFKYDFIVNKLKEHLNNLFVDIEWDKIIDLSVLNNKSNFIGAVALALREFFYKTGAII; from the coding sequence ATGGATACTACAACAGGAAAAAATATGGCAACTGTTAAGTTGCAAAATCGTCAATCAATTTTAAATATTTTAAAGAACTATGGGGCAATTTCTAGAGCTGATATTGCTAAGAAGCTTAACTTAACTCCTGCAGCAATAACCATAATCGTTAATGATTTAGTTAAAGAAGGTGTAATTCAAGAAGTTGGTCAGCTTGAAGAAGAGGATAAAAGAAGCGGCAGAAAAAAAGTACTAATTGACATTAACTATGACTTTAAATATGTGATAGGCATAAATATTGAGTCAGATTATATAAATATTGGGGTTTCTAATATTAAATGTGAAACAAAGGTATTTAAGAGATTTCCAATTGGTGAAGTTAAAATACCTGAAGAGTTTTTAGAAAATGTAGCCTCTTACTGTATGAATATGCTTTGGAAAGAAAATATTCTCAAAGAAGATATCTTAGGTGTAGGGGTTGGAATTGTTGGTCATGTAGAAGATGAGCAGGGAATAAGCAAGCAAGCCTTTGGACTTTGGAAAAAAAGTGTTCCTATAAAGAAGATATTAGAAAAGCATTTGGGTATTCCTGTAGTTGTAGGCAACAATGTTAGAACACTAGCCCTAGGAGAACTCGATTACAATTCTAAGGCAAATGTAGATAATATGATGTTTATTAAATATGGTCCAGGTATAGGAGCAGCTTTAATAATAAACAATGAATTATACAATGGCAGCTATAACTCTCCAGGTGAAATAGGTCACTCAATTGTAGATTATAATGGTAAAAAGTGCAGCTGCGGCAGGCATGGGTGCCTTGAAACCTTAGTTTCTCAAAAGGCACTTATAGAAGAAATATCTCCTTCCTTTAGCAAGGAAGCTACTCCAATATTATATGAATTAGCTTCAGGGGATATTGATAATCTAAGCCTCAGACTTATTGCAAAGGCAGCTGAAATGGGAGGAAAAACAGAGGGAGAACTTTTTGATAAGGCTCTGTACTTTACAGCTGTAGTTATTGGAAACTCAGTAAGCCTTTATGATCCTCACAGAGTTGTTCTTTATGGCGAAGTATTCAAATATGACTTTATAGTAAACAAGCTAAAGGAACATCTTAATAATTTATTTGTAGATATAGAATGGGATAAGATAATAGATTTAAGTGTACTAAATAATAAAAGTAATTTTATTGGTGCAGTAGCTCTTGCTCTGCGAGAGTTTTTTTATAAAACAGGTGCAATAATTTAG
- a CDS encoding RpiB/LacA/LacB family sugar-phosphate isomerase, giving the protein MKIVLGSDKSGFPLKEAIKKYLTEKGHDIVDVGTQDMEHGMPYFKVAPLAAELVASKECEKGILICGTGMGMAIVANKFPGIYASVVESVYGAKMCRAINNANILTMGGWIIAENMGIEMVNAFLETEFTQDLEEWRKDFLKNAYKEVGQIEDNIFNK; this is encoded by the coding sequence ATGAAAATTGTATTAGGTTCAGACAAATCCGGATTTCCACTTAAGGAGGCAATTAAGAAGTATCTTACTGAAAAAGGTCATGACATAGTAGATGTAGGTACTCAAGACATGGAGCACGGTATGCCATACTTTAAAGTAGCTCCTTTGGCAGCAGAACTTGTAGCAAGCAAAGAATGCGAAAAGGGAATTTTAATATGCGGTACTGGAATGGGAATGGCAATAGTAGCAAATAAATTCCCTGGCATATATGCATCAGTTGTAGAAAGTGTATATGGTGCAAAAATGTGCAGAGCAATAAATAATGCTAACATTCTTACTATGGGAGGATGGATTATCGCTGAAAACATGGGAATAGAAATGGTAAACGCCTTCCTAGAAACTGAATTTACCCAAGACCTTGAAGAATGGAGAAAAGATTTTTTAAAGAACGCTTATAAGGAAGTAGGCCAAATTGAAGATAATATTTTCAATAAATAA
- a CDS encoding iron-containing alcohol dehydrogenase family protein encodes MNWNYSQPVKIIFGNNKIEELHDIFNSLGLKKGILICDPIFKSNGLMDKILDFSAGLLVETFYDITPNPTVDSVDSCAAIMREKNIEFAVALGGGSSLDCAKAACSVCKTPYSIADFHSGSKRLGSEHIPLIAIPTTSGTGSEVTPVAVLSNPHSGVKAPLVSDNFFPSHAIIDPALTLTVPAQVTASTGMDVLSHALEAFWSLNHQPICDALALHAAKLVFKYLPIAYADGSNLEAREKMSEASLIAGLAFGLPKTAGSHACSFPLTNLYHIPHGEACAFTLDAFTKINAEAEDGRLHEFARAAGFENAYKMADTISEMKKAMKLKITLKDAGIPEDNLEELSRLSQHPNMLNNPVKMNVESILKMYESLI; translated from the coding sequence ATGAATTGGAATTACTCACAACCTGTTAAAATAATCTTTGGAAACAATAAAATAGAAGAGCTTCATGATATTTTTAACAGCTTAGGTCTAAAAAAAGGTATTCTAATATGCGATCCTATTTTTAAGAGTAATGGGTTAATGGACAAAATATTAGATTTTTCAGCTGGTCTTTTAGTAGAAACATTTTATGACATCACTCCAAATCCTACAGTGGACAGTGTAGATTCCTGTGCAGCAATAATGAGAGAAAAAAATATTGAGTTTGCTGTTGCACTAGGCGGAGGAAGTTCCTTAGACTGTGCAAAAGCTGCATGTTCAGTTTGCAAAACCCCTTACTCCATAGCAGATTTTCACAGCGGCAGCAAAAGGCTTGGCAGTGAACACATACCACTTATAGCTATACCTACTACCTCTGGAACAGGAAGCGAGGTTACTCCTGTTGCAGTTTTATCAAACCCTCACAGTGGAGTAAAAGCACCCCTTGTAAGTGATAACTTTTTTCCAAGCCACGCAATAATTGACCCAGCTCTAACCTTGACTGTTCCTGCACAAGTAACCGCTTCTACAGGTATGGATGTTCTATCTCATGCTCTAGAGGCATTTTGGAGTTTAAACCATCAGCCTATCTGTGATGCTTTAGCATTACATGCTGCCAAATTGGTGTTTAAATATCTGCCTATTGCCTATGCTGATGGAAGCAACCTAGAAGCTAGGGAAAAAATGAGTGAAGCTTCATTAATAGCTGGTCTAGCCTTTGGATTACCAAAAACAGCTGGTTCACATGCTTGCTCCTTCCCTTTGACCAACCTTTATCACATTCCCCACGGAGAAGCTTGTGCCTTCACTCTTGATGCTTTTACAAAAATAAATGCTGAAGCAGAAGATGGCAGACTACATGAATTTGCAAGAGCAGCAGGCTTTGAAAATGCTTATAAAATGGCGGATACCATATCAGAAATGAAGAAAGCCATGAAACTTAAAATCACACTCAAAGACGCAGGAATTCCAGAGGATAATCTTGAGGAACTATCGAGACTAAGCCAGCATCCAAACATGTTAAATAACCCTGTAAAAATGAATGTAGAAAGTATTTTAAAAATGTATGAAAGCTTAATATAA
- a CDS encoding sulfite exporter TauE/SafE family protein: protein MVDLNIVQFLLFGVVVLATHFLEGITGFGCTALALPFGIMIVGIKLSVPTLIILAWILALYIVIIDFKNIVWKEYIRIVTFVGIGLPIGMLIYSYLPETLLKKLLGGFMILVALRGLYLSLGGTSKLKLNPIVLNIILFVGGIVHGAFGTGGPFIIIYAANAIPKKSNFRATLCTLWFTLNSIIIVKNFASHAMTRNVFMLLLVSIPFLLAGMVLGNKAHNKVDDKLFTILVYAVLLLSGIFMFL from the coding sequence ATGGTTGATCTTAATATAGTTCAGTTCCTTTTATTTGGGGTGGTAGTGCTTGCCACCCATTTTCTAGAAGGAATAACGGGCTTTGGCTGTACTGCCCTTGCCCTTCCTTTTGGAATAATGATTGTAGGAATTAAACTCTCTGTACCAACCTTAATAATCCTTGCATGGATCTTAGCACTATATATTGTTATTATTGACTTTAAAAATATAGTTTGGAAGGAATATATAAGGATTGTAACCTTTGTTGGTATTGGACTTCCTATAGGAATGCTAATCTACTCTTACCTGCCTGAAACATTACTAAAAAAATTGTTAGGTGGCTTTATGATACTAGTAGCCTTAAGAGGTTTGTATCTTTCACTAGGCGGAACTTCAAAACTAAAATTAAATCCTATTGTACTTAATATTATTTTATTTGTTGGCGGAATAGTACATGGAGCATTTGGTACTGGAGGGCCTTTTATAATAATATATGCAGCAAACGCCATTCCAAAAAAAAGTAACTTTAGAGCTACTCTATGCACCCTATGGTTTACCTTGAATAGTATTATAATAGTTAAAAACTTCGCTTCTCACGCAATGACTAGAAATGTATTTATGCTGCTACTGGTATCTATACCATTCCTACTAGCAGGAATGGTACTAGGCAATAAAGCTCATAATAAAGTAGATGATAAACTATTCACCATTCTAGTTTACGCAGTACTTTTACTTTCAGGAATATTTATGTTTCTATAA
- a CDS encoding transketolase family protein, with the protein MNSNIEVRQVLADELGKIMEKDERIVVIDSDLARANGTLSLRDKFPERAFDVGIAEQNMAAVAAGMASYGFIPFIGSFTPFATRRICDQITISIAYAKRNVKIIGSDPGITAELNGGTHMSMEDMGVLRSIPTMTIFEPVDAVQLKKALPQIIEHDGPVYIRLFRKAAPIVFHENYEFNLFKADVIKEGKDVTLFATGIMVKEALDAVEILKSEGIDAEVINIHTIKPIDRETIVASAKKTGAVVTCENHNVVGGLKAAVAEVLIEECPVPLKAIGVQDHFGEVAMMDYLKKKYKMTAQDIANAAKEVVAKKR; encoded by the coding sequence ATGAATAGCAATATTGAAGTAAGACAAGTACTTGCTGATGAATTAGGAAAGATAATGGAAAAGGATGAGAGAATTGTTGTTATAGATTCAGATTTAGCAAGAGCAAATGGTACACTAAGTTTAAGAGATAAGTTTCCAGAAAGAGCATTTGATGTTGGTATTGCAGAACAAAATATGGCAGCTGTAGCAGCAGGTATGGCTTCTTACGGTTTTATACCTTTCATTGGATCTTTTACTCCTTTTGCTACAAGAAGAATTTGTGATCAAATTACTATATCAATAGCTTATGCAAAAAGAAATGTAAAAATAATCGGTTCAGACCCAGGAATAACCGCAGAATTAAACGGCGGTACTCATATGAGCATGGAAGATATGGGAGTATTAAGAAGTATACCTACAATGACAATATTTGAGCCTGTAGATGCTGTGCAGCTTAAAAAGGCGCTTCCACAAATTATTGAGCATGATGGTCCAGTTTATATAAGGTTATTTAGAAAAGCAGCTCCAATAGTATTCCATGAGAATTATGAGTTCAATCTTTTCAAAGCTGATGTCATTAAAGAAGGAAAAGATGTCACATTATTTGCAACTGGTATAATGGTAAAAGAAGCTTTAGATGCGGTAGAAATTTTAAAGTCAGAAGGAATAGACGCTGAAGTAATTAACATCCATACTATAAAGCCAATAGACAGAGAAACCATAGTAGCCTCAGCTAAAAAGACAGGTGCAGTAGTTACTTGTGAAAATCATAATGTAGTTGGAGGACTTAAGGCAGCAGTTGCAGAGGTGCTTATAGAAGAATGCCCAGTGCCACTTAAGGCTATTGGAGTACAGGATCACTTTGGCGAAGTTGCAATGATGGATTACTTAAAGAAAAAATATAAGATGACAGCACAGGATATTGCAAATGCAGCAAAAGAAGTTGTTGCTAAAAAGAGATAA
- a CDS encoding transketolase, whose protein sequence is MNIDERNFLEDKSKYTRYLIMDEIGNLGVGHVGGCLSVVECLVVLYHKVMNINPENPTMEGRDRLVLSKGHAGPALYAVLADKGFFPKEWLLTLNKPETRLPSHCDMNRTPGIDMTAGSLGQGISCAVGIAKASKIKKDNAYVYSIVGDGESQEGEVWEAAMSAAHFKLNNLIAFTDSNKLQIDGTVDEVMGLESVEAKWRAFGWNTFSVNGHDVEEIYNAIERAKKQEDAPSMIILNTIKGKGVSFVEAAGVKNHNMPISAEQKNQALKELE, encoded by the coding sequence ATGAATATTGATGAAAGAAATTTTTTAGAGGATAAGAGCAAATATACTCGTTATTTAATCATGGATGAGATAGGTAATCTAGGTGTAGGCCATGTAGGTGGGTGCTTATCAGTGGTTGAATGCTTAGTAGTGCTATACCACAAGGTTATGAACATAAATCCGGAAAATCCGACCATGGAGGGAAGGGATAGATTAGTTCTTTCTAAAGGACATGCAGGCCCAGCTCTCTATGCTGTTTTAGCTGATAAAGGGTTCTTTCCTAAAGAGTGGCTGCTAACTCTAAATAAGCCTGAAACAAGACTTCCAAGTCACTGTGATATGAATAGAACACCAGGAATAGATATGACTGCAGGATCTTTAGGACAAGGAATATCCTGTGCAGTAGGTATAGCAAAAGCTTCTAAAATAAAGAAGGATAATGCTTATGTGTATTCAATAGTAGGCGATGGAGAAAGTCAGGAAGGTGAGGTTTGGGAGGCAGCTATGAGCGCAGCTCACTTTAAGCTTAATAATCTTATTGCTTTTACAGATAGTAACAAACTTCAAATAGATGGAACTGTTGATGAAGTTATGGGACTTGAGAGTGTTGAAGCAAAATGGAGAGCCTTTGGTTGGAATACTTTTTCTGTTAATGGCCACGATGTTGAAGAAATCTATAATGCTATAGAAAGAGCAAAAAAGCAAGAGGATGCTCCAAGTATGATTATATTAAATACAATTAAGGGAAAAGGAGTTTCCTTTGTAGAAGCAGCAGGAGTTAAAAATCATAATATGCCAATAAGTGCAGAGCAAAAAAACCAAGCACTCAAGGAATTAGAATAG
- a CDS encoding carbohydrate ABC transporter permease has translation MENKAILNKSNKPRIRKTKDLGSEGSVKRLSISYKVFMWIVLIFILLYTLVPMVWLVISSLKTNTELMGDPFALPAKWQIQNYINAFQVSGLATLFMNSIIVSLVATVLNIIVAAMASYVVARFEFKGKEVIFNTFTIGILVPINALMVPYFLVVNKLGVYNTRFGLILVYAAVGLPLSISIVRGFMNNIPGELEEAGIVDGCNFFQRFFKIVLPMSKTGLVTAATFEFIYCWNEFIYAMLLTSSQEVRTVQIGIRYFTNQFTTDYVSMYAAIIISIIPSILGYILFQDQIISGLTAGAVKG, from the coding sequence ATGGAAAATAAAGCGATTTTAAATAAATCTAATAAACCTAGAATTAGAAAAACAAAAGATCTAGGCAGTGAGGGTAGTGTTAAGAGGTTAAGTATTTCCTATAAAGTTTTTATGTGGATAGTATTAATTTTCATTCTACTATATACATTGGTGCCAATGGTTTGGTTAGTTATATCATCGTTAAAAACTAACACTGAGCTTATGGGAGATCCTTTTGCACTTCCGGCCAAATGGCAAATTCAAAATTACATAAACGCCTTTCAGGTTTCAGGGCTGGCAACACTTTTTATGAACTCTATTATAGTTAGTTTAGTTGCAACAGTATTAAATATAATAGTTGCAGCAATGGCGTCTTACGTAGTTGCTAGATTTGAGTTTAAAGGTAAGGAAGTAATTTTTAATACTTTTACTATAGGTATACTAGTACCTATAAATGCATTAATGGTACCTTACTTTTTAGTAGTAAATAAACTTGGTGTTTATAACACAAGATTTGGTCTTATTTTAGTGTATGCAGCAGTAGGGCTTCCACTATCGATTTCAATAGTTAGAGGATTTATGAATAATATACCTGGCGAATTAGAAGAAGCCGGTATAGTGGATGGCTGTAACTTCTTTCAAAGATTTTTTAAGATTGTATTACCAATGTCTAAAACAGGCTTAGTAACTGCAGCTACCTTTGAATTTATTTACTGCTGGAATGAGTTTATCTATGCAATGCTTCTAACTTCTTCACAAGAGGTAAGAACGGTGCAAATAGGTATAAGATATTTTACAAACCAATTTACAACTGACTATGTTTCTATGTATGCAGCTATAATTATTAGTATTATACCTAGCATATTAGGGTATATATTATTCCAAGATCAAATTATATCGGGTCTCACCGCTGGTGCTGTTAAGGGCTAG
- a CDS encoding carbohydrate ABC transporter permease, with translation MKKSRLDKIGMALFLIPAIVLFVTFFIYPVGYVAFTSFTKWDGVGAREFVGLKNYKFLFTDDVFLKSIKNNVIWALAGGFIQVPLAIIVAMLLSKKPRGWKIFRTIFYFPNIISGLALAMMWLAIFNSEYGALNALLKAIGLGNLQKNWLGDMNTAFPVMIIYWLFYIGYFMVIIMADISSIPESYYEAAEIDGASTFKQDLYITLPLIKGSITTCLTLALIYGLRQFENVYLMTNGGPDNNTSVMVLYIFKEFGNMNYGLANAAGVVLILVGSIVIVTVRKVFKA, from the coding sequence ATGAAAAAATCTCGGTTGGATAAGATCGGAATGGCATTGTTTCTTATACCAGCCATAGTGTTATTTGTTACATTTTTCATTTATCCTGTTGGGTACGTAGCTTTTACTAGCTTTACAAAATGGGATGGAGTTGGAGCTAGAGAATTTGTAGGCTTAAAAAATTATAAATTTCTTTTCACTGATGATGTATTCTTGAAATCCATAAAAAACAACGTAATTTGGGCTTTAGCTGGAGGCTTCATACAAGTTCCTCTAGCTATTATAGTAGCGATGTTATTATCAAAGAAACCACGTGGTTGGAAAATATTTAGAACAATTTTCTATTTTCCTAATATAATTTCTGGACTTGCACTTGCTATGATGTGGCTAGCTATTTTTAACAGTGAGTATGGTGCTTTAAATGCTTTGTTAAAAGCAATAGGCCTTGGAAATTTACAAAAAAACTGGCTAGGAGATATGAATACTGCATTTCCTGTTATGATAATTTATTGGCTATTTTACATAGGTTACTTTATGGTAATTATTATGGCTGATATTTCTTCAATTCCAGAAAGTTATTATGAAGCTGCTGAAATTGATGGAGCAAGTACATTTAAGCAGGATTTATACATAACTCTGCCACTTATTAAAGGATCAATTACTACTTGTCTAACTCTTGCATTAATTTATGGTTTAAGACAATTTGAAAATGTATACCTGATGACTAATGGAGGACCTGATAATAATACCTCAGTAATGGTACTCTATATTTTTAAAGAGTTTGGTAACATGAACTATGGGCTTGCAAATGCAGCAGGCGTTGTGTTAATTCTTGTAGGTTCAATAGTTATTGTAACTGTAAGAAAGGTCTTTAAGGCATAA
- a CDS encoding ABC transporter substrate-binding protein, producing MKRKTISKIVAVSLAAVVSAGMFVGCGKSQSTNTSQQKEVELKFASFWVGKDSKAPTMKELIDKFNTDNAGKIKITVEEIADYNAYEDKMKTTVATNSLPDLFVFKGGEVAKTYMKSGKLMDFTKYMNDGWKNDFVGNSLNEVTQDNKIMAIPYEYGVAPVMYNGKLLEKAGYKEFPKTYTEFYAMCDKLKAAGITPMSQMTGENAWTSMLWYSQLVVAIGGKDVYSRGLNDPAFLEAAKEMQKMFQYTTKDAVGAGAAVAAGHFLNERTAMLMNGPWFIGRIKNEGVNKMYDSVSVAPAPTYEGGKGEAGGYIGFVQSIIGAAKQTDKAKEDAVVKFLKYLTQKDNVAKLSQASGAMFVVKSDSNSNVEKLQGQINDQLSKAPYVVPHFQLMVKPAVGTEFPQALSALVAGKKTPEQFIDQLKKADAK from the coding sequence ATGAAAAGAAAAACAATTTCTAAAATCGTGGCGGTCTCATTAGCAGCTGTTGTATCTGCGGGTATGTTTGTAGGATGTGGAAAGAGTCAATCCACTAACACCTCACAGCAAAAGGAAGTTGAACTTAAATTTGCATCTTTCTGGGTAGGAAAGGATTCAAAAGCTCCTACAATGAAAGAACTTATCGACAAGTTCAATACTGACAACGCAGGAAAAATTAAAATTACTGTAGAAGAAATTGCTGATTACAATGCTTATGAAGACAAGATGAAAACTACAGTAGCTACTAACTCACTTCCTGATTTATTCGTATTTAAGGGAGGAGAAGTTGCTAAGACTTATATGAAGTCAGGGAAATTAATGGACTTTACTAAGTACATGAACGATGGATGGAAAAATGATTTTGTAGGAAATTCACTAAATGAAGTAACTCAAGATAATAAGATCATGGCTATACCTTATGAATACGGAGTTGCTCCAGTAATGTACAATGGAAAACTATTAGAAAAGGCTGGATATAAAGAATTCCCAAAAACTTATACAGAATTTTACGCTATGTGTGATAAGTTAAAAGCAGCTGGAATTACTCCAATGTCCCAAATGACAGGTGAAAATGCATGGACTTCTATGCTTTGGTATTCTCAATTAGTTGTTGCTATAGGTGGAAAAGATGTTTATTCTAGAGGTTTAAACGATCCAGCATTTTTAGAAGCAGCTAAAGAAATGCAAAAGATGTTCCAGTATACAACAAAAGATGCTGTAGGAGCTGGAGCAGCAGTAGCAGCAGGACATTTCCTTAATGAAAGAACTGCTATGCTTATGAATGGGCCTTGGTTTATTGGAAGAATTAAAAATGAAGGTGTTAACAAAATGTATGATTCTGTTAGCGTTGCACCAGCACCTACATATGAAGGCGGAAAAGGTGAAGCAGGTGGATATATTGGATTTGTTCAGTCAATAATCGGTGCGGCTAAACAAACTGATAAAGCAAAGGAAGATGCAGTAGTTAAGTTCTTAAAGTATTTAACTCAAAAGGATAATGTAGCTAAACTTTCACAAGCTTCTGGTGCTATGTTCGTTGTTAAGTCAGACTCAAATTCAAATGTTGAAAAGCTTCAAGGTCAAATTAATGATCAGCTTAGTAAGGCACCTTATGTTGTTCCACACTTCCAACTTATGGTTAAGCCTGCTGTAGGTACAGAATTTCCACAAGCACTATCAGCTTTAGTAGCAGGGAAGAAGACTCCAGAACAATTTATTGATCAATTAAAAAAGGCAGATGCAAAATAG
- a CDS encoding DMT family transporter: MKKGYIYVVLTAIIFSTLEIVLKLVAGVFNPIQLTFTRFFIGGLFLVPFTHKSLREKHISVKNDLVYFAFLGFLGIVISMGLYQLAVQTTKASVVAVLFSCNPVFVTILAFFLTGEVINKNNILSLILEIIGTLIIINPLNTKLSVLGIILTITSTLTFALYGVLGKRMCEKYGGVTVTCFGFIFGSLEMLVLIALSHNSFIANYFSLIGLPVFTNIPLFTGYSIKLLPILLYIFIVNTGIGYACYFKALEETSAQITSLVFFIKPILAPILALILLHEIIPFNMLIGILFILIGSLSSILPELHAYLMAHI; the protein is encoded by the coding sequence TTGAAAAAAGGTTATATATATGTTGTTTTAACAGCAATTATTTTCAGTACCTTGGAAATTGTACTGAAACTTGTGGCTGGTGTATTTAATCCAATACAGCTTACCTTTACTAGATTTTTTATAGGCGGTTTGTTTTTAGTTCCATTTACTCATAAGTCGCTGAGAGAAAAACATATATCTGTAAAGAATGATTTAGTCTATTTTGCCTTTCTAGGATTTTTAGGTATAGTTATAAGTATGGGCTTATATCAATTGGCAGTACAAACTACAAAAGCATCAGTAGTTGCTGTTCTATTTAGCTGCAATCCAGTTTTTGTTACAATTTTAGCTTTTTTTCTTACAGGAGAAGTTATAAATAAAAACAATATTCTTTCATTGATTCTTGAAATAATCGGTACTTTGATTATTATAAATCCATTAAATACGAAGCTTAGTGTATTAGGTATTATACTAACAATTACTTCAACACTAACCTTTGCTTTATATGGGGTTTTAGGAAAAAGAATGTGTGAAAAATACGGAGGAGTAACAGTTACTTGCTTTGGATTTATATTTGGAAGTTTAGAAATGTTAGTATTAATTGCATTAAGTCATAATAGCTTTATTGCAAATTATTTTAGTTTAATTGGGCTCCCTGTATTCACAAACATTCCTTTATTTACAGGATATTCAATAAAATTACTACCTATATTACTTTATATATTTATTGTTAATACAGGGATAGGATATGCTTGTTACTTCAAAGCTTTGGAAGAGACATCTGCACAAATAACTTCATTGGTATTTTTCATAAAACCTATTTTGGCACCAATTCTTGCTCTGATTTTATTACATGAAATTATACCATTTAATATGCTTATTGGTATTCTATTTATACTTATAGGATCACTATCATCAATTTTGCCAGAATTACATGCATATCTAATGGCACATATCTAA